One genomic window of Anguilla anguilla isolate fAngAng1 chromosome 13, fAngAng1.pri, whole genome shotgun sequence includes the following:
- the stab1 gene encoding stabilin-1, whose translation MRFFLILGLMVSCTQQETLVNRCDAPRTVSLTTLCTSCAASPASLCPKGFRRATAGMGNAECSYTVDIAGRLVSLPGCRHVCEKQVTDHRCCPNFWGPLCLPCPSWDGRPCDWHGTCQHGNTGNGTCVCDEGFTGFACHECKSKNAYGEDCKSKCTCVHGECNNSPSGTGECLCQSPYSGPKCDQVTASCSNCTAYSYCKGEGDQATCVCFPGFKKVGRICTGVCSKNTCDPNAECAYLGARKFQCKCKEGYEGDGRVCIPVNPCSTDNGGCPTNSTICVYTGPGKSRCECREGMEGPSPPTGCRLKSACTDSTCDRTANCQTDTDGLPRCSCDAQQVGDGRRCYGNIMERVLELNRDGDHKGKLTGSVTLFEKGCELTMSKHGPFTVLLPLLKLPLSGISERFLCKHHLILGQRLYKDLQNNDFWTLGGEAVRFKGNKKFIFMKDPDTLYSIIQSDIAAANGIIHIIDLPITNIANSGNEQHVNMTIGEFIAKDPKYNRFLSLVDNCGAPMPFRGPGPLTVFLPTNNAIDRFRDGSLMYMLTDARHKLQELLRHHIFSSAAITVDQIASMSEIQTMANQVVGVNVTSDGKVLLGEKGILLESTDIFTSNGVIHTIDGVLVPPSILPILPHRCDVNMSTIIVGPCVRCSYLYQTDCPPGSKELDAHLKDCEYQSSPLSSVLSSKGCAKYCNVTRTRAECCKGFYGPDCKPCIGGFQHPCYEKGTCFDGIYGNGTCRCNPGFEGVACHICSGATKYGENCDEDCRCVHGVCDNRPGSMGICRPGSCLAGYSGDFCDKEAKPCDSDGTYEHCHIHAYCNYDGVHTNCVCMSGYEGDGHSCSAVNPCLGPNRGGCDSNAQCVYAGPGNVSCVCNEGWTGDGLVCAEINNCLLESRGGCDGNATCIFIGPGQNECMCKTGFMGNGKVCDLINPCLSGNGGCHTLAKCELQEGGGHVCKCPEGLGGDGKICYGNIMEELDGNWEFYAFNRILQKVPSLHLDGNVTALVPSPAALRLLKGAEKDFWLNPFVLPHLLKAHFLVGIFTLEDLKQNFNKELATLNPGTKWEIRNNSGEVKIQNATIRSPDIPVLNGYIHVIDQVLKPPLSDIPPLPPTLMEFLNRTPTFSLFRQAALAYNLTNIIGGKEYTVLMPTDAAIKEHLQKTNSTELGEDLFKYHILIDVRVYPEHLDHGMSKNTLLGSSFQILFHFDRENKTLANEVILSGNLSETFKGVVIPIPHILELHKNRCNKEIILKSPGLCTDCKSKPRCSFRSKPVQKEFPANMKSNCKYRKRVGARRRTMPGCVMDCFRYSEDLSCCPGYFGHHCFKCPGKIDNWCSNNGKCQDGILGSGECLCNEGFHGTACEDCEPGKYGKDCKSVCNCVHGKCVDGIDGNGKCLCYKGWRGNTCSDEIVMDACGGVCDVNANCLTGAEGTAPTCSCIAGYQGNGTFCKEINPCDNDNGHCSKNANCTKTNPGERTCTCHEGFTGDGVVCSEIDGCSENNGGCHMNAECIKTGPNMVACICKDGYSGNGHFCFPVNPCRTENGGCSWNARCEYVGPGKRNCTCRYNYIGNGITCRGTVKSEILRNADASWFNRNLMISKVNDALTKGPLTAFVPHKNSTTNFPVESWKNSSRVGDLLRYHLVGCEQLLVSDLQSIGKVVSLSGHVLRFTYREGVLYINDDTRIITSDYVASNGVIHFIDKVLTPYDLSNRSKLVPTLNVTSAAEAYGYTTFSKLLQSSNLMSMVENSFHHPFTMLWPTDKVFSSLPEERKKWLYSEDHQDKLAAYLKAHIIRDTELLAVNLPHQNTVRTMYGSTLSFACDKDRVGDILVDDGNAKLIERHLMFDVGIAYGIDQLLEPPSMGARCDVFEEVKSQGRCGSCFSPPLCFFGQKNTDESTSCIYSRYSSFSPYQRRYDFYPYSVPYRSIGPYRGKRTGCQRTCIKVDWTPRCCKNHFGRDCQVCPGGLEAVCSNHGQCVDGMEGKGTCHCNLGFEGTACELCVQNYYGSNCTKCTCTKNGKCEDGLEGDGSCFCKEGWAGERCESKLEVKPTCTPECHPNAVCQPDNVCVCESLYEGDGRNCTAPDLCSENNGGCHQHADCNQTGINVTCTCLSGYTGDGYFCSPIDRCVEEENGGCSDFATCLFTGPNERDCTCLPGYVGNGIQCLEKVVPPVDRCLENNGDCDPKADCKDLHFHENTAGVFHLRSPLGKYKLNYTDAETACQAEEATMATFSQLSDAQQLGMHSCVAGWIDGKQVGYPIRFPSVKCGDNHVGVVLYKNPVDPSSKYDTYCHRVKDVSCDCGSNYVGNGEYCNGNLVTVVATNSNFSVFYRALLSYANSTKDGERLMNYLLKRSTFVTLFVPENAGFYGNESLSWRDVEYHISTNNSIHLYNDLKHGAVIPSRLGYNLSVTITPGNTTLSDSSQLFKLVNRKQIIDWDIPATNGIIHIIKGPLKAPPKPVRPMPSASHAQSGTGAVASVLIVLLLIAVVAGLGYYFLKHRNNAFRFQYFKNDDDEGNPSWTEGNSSLVSIPNPLYTGYSAFVEPFGDSPEADSPGTHHVLEQFKEQEML comes from the exons TGTGTTTGC CCTGCCCCAGCTGGGATGGTAGACCATGTGACTGGCACGGTACCTGCCAGCATGGAAATACAGGGAATGGAACCTGTGTCTGTGAT GAGGGATTCACTGGGTTTGCGTGCCATGAGTGTAAGAGTAAGAACGCTTATGGTGAAGACTGCAAATCAA AGTGCACCTGTGTTCATGGGGAGTGTAACAACAGTCCCAGCGGTACTGGCGAATGTCTCTGTCAGTCTCCTTACTCAGGACCCAAGTGTGACCAAG TGACAGCCTCCTGCTCAAACTGCACCGCCTACTCTTACTGCAAAGGGGAAGGAGACCAGgcaacctgtgtgtgttttccagggTTTAAGAAAGTGGGACGCATTTGCACAG gtGTTTGCTCAAAAAATACCTGTGATCCAAATGCTGAATGTGCATATTTGGGAGCGAGGAAGTTTCAGTGCAAGTGCAAAGAAGGCTATGAAGGAGATGGCAGAGTTTGCATCCCTGTGAATCCCTGTTCCACTGACAATGGGGGCTGCCCCACAAACTCTACTATCTGCGTGTACACGGGCCCAGGCAAG TCTCGTTGCGAGTGCAGGGAGGGGATGGAGGGCCCTTCTCCCCCCACGGGCTGCCGTCTAAAATCTGCCTGCACCGACAGCACGTGTGACAGGACTGCTAACTGCCAGACAGACACGGATGGGCTACCCAG GTGTAGCTGTGATGCACAGCAGGTTGGCGATGGCCGACGTTGTTATGGCAACATCATGGAGCGAGTCTTGGAGCTGAACAGAGATGGAGATCATAAAGGAAAGCTGACTGGATCTGTCACACTATTCG AAAAGGGCTGTGAGCTTACTATGAGCAAGCATGGCCCTTTCACAGTCCTCCTCCCACTTCTCAAGTTGCCACTGTCA GGTATCTCTGAGCGATTTCTGTGCAAGCATCACCTCATCCTGGGACAGCGTCTTTACAAAgatttgcaaaacaatgactttTGGACGTTGGGTGGTGAGGCAGTTAGATTTAAAGGCAATAAG AAATTCATCTTCATGAAAGATCCAGACACATTGTATTCAATTATCCAGAGTGATATTGCTGCAGCCAATGGGATTATCCACATTATTGACCTGCCAATCACAAATATTGCCAATTCTGGCAATGAGCAG CATGTCAATATGACCATTGGAGAATTCATTGCAAAGGATCCAAAATACAACAGATTTTTGTCACTGGTGGAT AACTGTGGGGCGCCCATGCCTTTCAGGGGTCCTGGTCCTCTCACAGTGTTCCTCCCGACCAACAATGCCATAGACCGGTTCCGGGACGGCAGTCTAATGTACATGCTGACAGAC GCCAGACACAAGCTTCAGGAGCTGCTGAGGCACCACATTTTCTCATCCGCAGCG ATTACAGTGGATCAGATCGCTAGCATGTCTGAGATTCAAACAATGGCCAATCAGGTTGTAGGAGTTAATGTCACCAGTGAT ggGAAAGTATTGCTAGGAGAGAAAGGAATACTTTTAGAATCGACAGACATCTTTACATCCAATGGGGTTATTCATACAATTGATGGTGTTCTAGTTCCACCTTCCATCCTTCCCATCCTGCCTCACAGGTGTGATGTCAATATGAGCACGATTATTGTG GGTCCCTGTGTGAGGTGCAGCTACCTGTATCAGACTGATTGCCCACCTGGAAGTAAAGAACTG GACGCTCATTTAAAGGACTGTGAGTATCAGTCTTCACCACTGAGCTCAGTCCTGAGCAGCAAGGGCTGTGCCAAGTACTGTAACGTCACTCGAACG AGAGCTGAATGCTGCAAAGGCTTTTATGGACCAGACTGTAAGCCCTGCATAGGCGGATTCCAGCACCCCTGTTACGAAAAAGGGACT TGCTTCGATGGCATTTATGGAAATGGCACATGCAGATGCAACCCTGGGTTCGAGGGCGTGGCCTGTCACATCTGCTCTGGTGCAACCAAGTATGGGGAGAACTGTGATGAGG ACTGCCGTTGTGTGCACGGTGTTTGTGACAACAGACCAGGCAGTATGGGGATATGCAGACCGGGGTCTTGCCTGGCTGGATACTCTGGGGACTTCTGTGACAAAGAGGCCAAGCCCTGCGACTCCGACGGCACATACGAGCACTGCCACATCCACGCCTACTGCAACTATGACGGGGTCCACACAAA CTGCGTCTGCATGTCGGGGTACGAGGGGGACGGGCACTCCTGCTCGGCTGTGAACCCCTGCCTCGGACCTAACCGAGGAGGATGTGACTCCAAC gctcagtgtgtgtacgCGGGCCCGGGTAACGTCTCCTGTGTTTGCAACGAGGGTTGGACAGGCGATGGGCTGGTGTGTGCTGAAATTAACAACTGTCTCCTGGAGAGTCGAGGCGGCTGCGATGGCAACGCCACCTGCATATTTATAGGGCCTGGACAG AATGAATGCATGTGCAAGACTGGGTTCATGGGAAATGGCAAAGTCTGTGACTTGATTAACCCTTGCTTGTCTGGCAACGGAGGCTGCCATACGCTG GCCAAATGTGAACTGCAGGAAGGGGGAGGGCATGTCTGTAAATGCCCCGAGGGCCTTGGAGGTGATGGGAAGATATGCTACGGCAACATAATGGAG GAACTGGATGGGAACTGGGAATTCTATGCCTTTAACAGGATATTACAG AAAGTCCCTTCTTTGCaccttgatggcaatgtaactGCACTGGTGCCTTCCCCAGCTGCTCTAAGACTTCTTAAAGGAGCTGAAAAGGATTTTTGGTTAAATCCATTCGTGCTGCCACACCTATTAAA AGCGCACTTTTTGGTTGGTATATTCACCTTGGAGGACCTGAAGCAGAATTTCAACAAGGAATTAGCAACTCTAAATCCAGGGACAAAATGGGAAATAAGGAACAATAGTGGG GAGGTCAAGATCCAAAATGCAACCATCCGTAGTCCAGACATTCCCGTGTTGAACGGTTACATCCACGTCATCGATCAG GTTTTGAAGCCACCCCTCTCCGACATCCCTCCCCTTCCACCAACTCTGATGGAGTTCCTCAACCGCACCCCCACCTTCAGTCTCTTCAGACAGGCAGCGCTG GCTTATAATCTCACAAACATTATCGGAGGTAAAGAGTATACTGTTCTCATGCCAACCGATGCGGCCATCAAGGAGCATTTGCAAAAGACAAATTCTACAGAACTG GGTGAAGATTTATTCAAGTATCACATACTTATTGATGTACGTGTCTATCCTGAACATTTGGACCATGGTATGAGCAAAAACACATTGCTTGGATCCTCCTTCCAgattttgttccattttgaTCGTGAAAATAAG ACACTGGCCAATGAAGTTATTCTTAGTGGAAACTTAAGTGAAACCTTCAAAGGGGTTGTGATACCCATTCCACACATTTTAGAACTGCACAAAAATCGTTGCAACAAAGAAATCATCTTAAAGTCCCCA GGGTTGTGCACTGATTGTAAATCAAAGCCAAGATGCTCCTTCAGAAGCAAACCC GTTCAGAAGGAATTTCCTGCAAATATGAAATCAAACTGCAAGTACAGGAAGCGAGTTGGAGCAAGGAGGAGAACGATGCCTGGCTGCGTCATGGACTGTTTTCGGTATTCAGAA GACCTTTCCTGTTGCCCGGGTTATTTTGGGCATCACTGCTTTAAATGCCCAGGGAAGATTGACAATTGGTGCTCCAACAATGGAAAGTGCCAGGATGGTATCCTGGGGAGTGGAGAGTGTCTGTGCAATGAGGGTTTCCATGGGACTGCATGTGAGGACTGTGAGCCAGGAAAATATGGCAAGGACTGCAAGTCAG tGTGCAACTGTGTCCATGGGAAGTGCGTGGATGGTATAGACGGCAATGGAAAATGTCTTTGCTATAAGGGCTGGAGGGGAAATACCTGTTCTGACG AAATTGTTATGGATGCTTGCGGGGGTGTCTGTGACGTAAATGCAAA CTGCCTCACGGGGGCCGAGGGGACAGCGCCCACCTGCTCCTGTATAGCTGGTTACCAAGGGAACGGTACCTTCTGTAAAG AGATTAATCCATGTGACAATGATAATGGTCACTGCTCAAAGAATGCCAACTGCACAAAGACAAATCCTGGTGAAAGAACCTGCACCTGTCATGAGGGTTTCACTGGAGATGGCGTTGTGTGTTCGG AAATCGACGGCTGTTCTGAAAATAATGGCGGATGTCACATGAATGCCGAATGCATCAAGACTGGGCCAAACATG GTCGCCTGTATCTGCAAGGATGGGTATTCTGGAAATGGCCACTTCTGCTTTCCAGTGAACCCATGTAGGACG GAAAATGGCGGTTGCAGCTGGAATGCGAGGTGTGAATATGTGGGTCCCGGGAAACGAAACTGCACCTGCAGATATAACTACATAGGAAACGGCATCACCTGCAGAGGCACCGTAAAATCT GAGATCCTACGGAATGCTGATGCTTCATGGTTCAACAGAAATTTGATG ATTTCCAAAGTCAATGATGCATTGACCAAGGGCCCTTTGACAGCGTTTGTCCCTCACAAAAACTCTACCACCAATTTTCCG GTGGAGTCGTGGAAGAATTCGAGCAGGGTGGGAGACTTACTCAGGTACCACCTAGTGGGCTGTGAACAACTCCTTGTGTCAGACCTCCAGTCCATCGGAAAGGTGGTCTCCCTCTCAGGACATGTACTGCGCTTCACCTACCGAGAG GGCGTTTTGTACATCAACGACGATACCAGGATAATTACCAGCGACTATGTAGCCTCAAATGGGGTGATACATTTCATTGATAAGGTCCTCACCCCATATGATCTGAGCAACAGAAGTAAATTGGTCCCAACG TTAAATGTGACATCTGCTGCAGAGGCATATGGATATACCACATTCAGCAAACTGCTCCAG TCCTCTAACCTGATGAGCATGGTCGAGAACTCCTTCCACCATCCCTTCACAATGCTCTGGCCAACTGACAAGGTTTTCAGCTCTCTGCCTGAGGAGAGGAAAAAGTGGCTGTACAGTGAAGATCATCAGGACAAACTGGCAGCCTACCTCAAAGCGCACATTATTCGGGACACCGAA CTCCTGGCTGTCAATCTACCTCATCAAAACACTGTCAGAACAATGTATGGTTCTACTTTGTCGTTCGCCTGTGATAAAGACAGGGTT gggGATATTTTGGTTGATGATGGAAATGCTAAATTAATTGAGCGCCACCTGATGTTTGATGTGGGTATTGCTTATGGGATCGACCAGCTGCTGGAGCCACCCAGCATGGGAGCACGCTGTGATGTTTTTGAAGAAGTGAAGAGTCAA GGCAGGTGTGGAAGCTGCTTTTCACCCCCTCTGTGTTTCTTTGGCCAAAAAAACACG gatgAAAGTACCTCATGCATATACAGCAGGTACTCCTCGTTCTCTCCGTACCAACGGCGATATGACTTTTACCCTTATTCCGTACCCTATCGTTCAATTGGACCATACCGAGGCAAGCGGACAGGCTGTCAGCGGACTTGCATCAAAGTTGATTGGACCCCCCGATGCTGCAAAAACCACTTTGGCAGAGACTGCCAGG tgtgtccTGGGGGTTTGGAGGCAGTGTGCAGTAATCATGGGCAATGCGTTGATGGTATGGAAGGGAAAGGAACATGTCACTGCAACCTTGGCTTCGAAGGAACAgcctgtgagctgtgtgtgcagaACTACTATGGCTCCAACTGCACAA AATGTACCTGTACCAAGAACGGAAAGTGCGAGGATGGGCTGGAGGGAGATGGGAGCTGCTTCTGTAAGGAGGGCTGGGCTGGAGAGCGCTGTGAATCAAAACTGG AAGTGAAACCCACCTGCACGCCTGAATGCCATCCTAATGCAGTGTGCCAACCTGATAATGTCTGCGTATGTGAATCATTATATGAAGGGGACGGAAGAAACTGTACCG CTCCTGATTTGTGCAGCGAGAACAATGGAGGCTGCCATCAGCATGCAGACTGTAATCAGACTGGCATCAACGTCACCTGCACTTGTTTGTCCGGGTACACGGGAGATGGCTACTTCTGCTCTCCCATAGACAGATGTGTGGAGGAGGAAAATGGTGGCTGCAGTGATTTTGCCACATGTCTCTTCACAGGTCCG AATGAGAGAGATTGCACGTGCTTACCTGGCTACGTGGGAAATGGAATCCAGTGCCTGGAAAAGGTTGTTCCCCCAGTCGATCGCTGTTTGGAGAACAATGGAGACTGTGATCCAAAGGCAGACTGCAAGGACTTACACTTTCATG AGAACACTGCCGGAGTGTTCCATCTGAGGTCACCTTTGGGGAAATACAAGCTGAACTACACAGACGCTGAGACAGCCTGCCAGGCCGAGGAGGCTACCATGGCCACTTTCTCACAGCTGTCTGATGCCCAGCAG CTGGGGATGCACTCGTGCGTTGCAGGGTGGATAGATGGGAAACAGGTAGGCTATCCAATCAGATTTCCCTCTGTTAAATGCGGTGACAACCACGTGGGAGTTGTGCTCTACAAAAACCCTGTCGACCCCAGCAGCAAATACGACACTTACTGCCACAGAGTGAAAG ATGTATCTTGTGACTGTGGATCCAATTATGTTGGTAATGGGGAATACTGCAATGGAAACCTAGTTACTGTTGTTGCCACCAATTCAAATTTCTCTGTGTTCTATAGG GCACTGCTGAGCTACGCAAACTCCACAAAAGATGGAGAAAGGCTGATGAACTACCTCTTAAAGCGCTCAACATTTGTAACACTGTTTGTCCCAGAAAATGCTGGATTTTATGGAAATGAG AGTTTATCGTGGAGGGACGTGGAGTACCACATCTCTACCAACAACAGTATTCACCTCTATAATGACCTGAAGCATGGTGCAGTCATCCCTTCTCGCCTGGGCTATAACCTCTCAGTGACCATAACTCCAGGCAACACAACACTTTCTGAT AGTTCACAACTTTTCAAGCTGGTAAACAGAAAGCAGATCATAGACTGGGATATCCCCGCAACCAATGGAATCATCCATATCATTAAGGGGCCGTTGAAGGCCCCTCCCAAACCT GTGCGGCCCATGCCCTCCGCATCACATGCACAGTCTGGAACGGGTGCCGTGGCCTCTGTCCTCATTGTGCTTCTTCTCATCGCTGTTGTTGCTGGCCTGGGATACTACTTTCTTAAGCACAGGAATAATGCCTTCAGATTTCAGTACTTTAAG